In Hymenobacter volaticus, the genomic window CTGGCCGGTGCTTGCGTACGCCGGCGAGAAGGAGGTGAAGGCCGTGTTCCTGTTGCAAGGAGGAATTGGTGGAATACTGATTGGGGCCGGGCTCTACGCCGCGTTTATGGTGCTATCGGCCATGTTCTTCCGGAAGAAAACCACGGTAGCAACGCTTTTTGTGCTCTGCGTTGCCTTTTATATTTACATGCAATATCAGTCAATCTACTTCCTGGCCATTGCTTTGCATTTTATGCGCACACGCCAGATGCAGTATGAGTTTGGGGAGCTAACTAGCGTACTGATTTGGGTTTTGCTCCTTATTGGGATTTGGGGGTTGGCGGTATTCGGTATTGCACTGCGGATGTGGACAAGCCGGAACCGAGTCCAAAAGGCCAGTTCGCTAAGTGGGCAGTAAATACCAGTTTTAGATCTTGCCGTAAAAACGCGAAGTAACTCTGAGTCTTTAGCTTTCTGTTCTCTTAAACTTTGCGCGGGCCGGAGAAGGTTGCTGTCAAGCTCAAGCGTAACGCCTTTGCCGTATAGCACCCATAAAAAGCAGTATGTGGAAAAAGGAAACCTTGACGGCAAACCTTGCGAATAACGAACCCGCAGGGGCGCAGGCCTTAAAAAGCTTTGTGCTTGTAGCAGATCCAATTTTAAGTTTTCTCGTCACTCTCATGGCTAAGGACAAGAAGAAGCACTCGAAGAAAGGCGGTCAGTCAGACGACTTGCTTGACGAAGCAGCGGTAGCGCTCAAGAAGTTTCGCAAAGTCACCAAGCAAATCAACAAGCTGAGCACGGGCCAAAAGTTGGTAGGCGGCGTGGCCTTGCTGGCGGCTGGTCTAACGTATCTGGCGAAAAAGCAAGCGGAGGGTGGCCCCGCAACCGATGCCTCACCCGATGCCAAAGCAGCCGAGGAAACTCTAGCCAAGATGACGGACGAGAAAGAAGCGCCCATGCCTCCACTCAGAAAAAGTCCGCATCGGAGCAAGAAAAGCAAGCATATCCTGGACTAACGCTTGGCGCCAGCGGTAGCGGGTACAGCTTTTTTCAATGTTGCTACCAAGCCGCATACGCTGCTCGATGCAGGCTTAATTTCCTGCAAGCGAATGCAATGCGAACAGCAGCACCGCGAGCATGAGTTAGTGGTAAGAAACAAAAAAAGCTTTTCTGCTCTGCAGAAGCAGTTTTTTCTTGTAGGTATCAAATTCACTCTTACCTTTGCAGCACTTTAGCGAAAAGCACTTGTGCTGCGCTGAGGGAAATGGTTCGGTAGTTCAGTCGGTTAGAATGCCGCCCTGTCACGGCGGAGGTCGCGGGTTCGAGTCCCGTCCGGACCGCTTCGAAAGCAAGTACTTGCTTGAAAGCTTAAAAAGCCCCTTAGCAGACGCTAAGGGGCTTTTTTTATGTCGTTAGTCGGCATGCTGGTTATTTGCTTTTCAAGACGTTTTTCAGCTCTTGTATTCTGAACCGGTTATCTAGCTCGATGAATTCCTTCATCATAGCGGCATGACCGGCGCCAGCCAGCACCATTACCTTGTCGTCGGTGGGTTCTACCGTTTTCTGCACCAGCGAATACATGTACAAGTTGCGCCGGTACCATTCCGATACCAAATACGGGCCGGCAAAACTGCTAATAGTGCCCGCTCTGTTTACTCTATCGATATAGAAGGCTTTGTTGGCTGCGAACTCTTCTTTGGTGTTGAAGTCGAGCAAGAGCTGCGTTAGGGTGTATGTTTCTGCTTTCTTGTTGAAGTTGGTTTCCACCGCTTTCAAATCGCCTTCAATGCCCTTGATCAACGTTTCCTGGTGGGCTTCTTTCATTGCCTTCATCACGCTGTCGTATGGGAAAGAGGTCTTGTTGTAGTCGATGGCGTAAATCTTGGTCAGCTTCGCTTTTTTGCCGGCTCTGAAGGCTAGCTGGATAATCTCGTTTTTCAGGAAAAAGTCACTTCTTTTCGGGTTTGGGTATTTCGCCTTGATGTATTCCTCGTACTTCCCGCCGAGATACTGAGTGTAAAGTTCATCGAGCCCGGCTTGGTCGTCGGAAGACCATTCTACGAAGATTTTGTCGGGCGCAAACTGGCTGATTTTGTTGGTAATGGTTTCCAGTTCGGTCTGTACCTTCGGCGTCAGCACATCGAAGGTTTTCATCTTGGCTAAGTCGGCCCCCGGATTGTGAAAGTGGAAGGTGCCAATCAGTAGCAACTCGGCTTGTTTGGTTTGGGCCAAGCTGACCGTTGCGGTGCACAGGAATAGCAGGAATAGGTAAATTGTTTTCATGCAAGAAGTGGTAGAAAGGTGAAGCGAACCAATTAAGTAAATAGGGCTCTTCTGGGGCGCATGGCACCGGAAAGGCTAGTTTCCGAAAGCTACTGCATAGCTGCCATGCGGCCTATTACGCTTGGCATGATACAGGTTAGCCCGTTGCCGTTGTCTGGGCAAGACAAAGCAACACTTCAATTCCAGGGACCAGAGTGAAGAAGTAGCATCCAACCGCAAAAGCTCCGTACTTGCCGGTTATGCTTTCTGAACCAACCTACTTAGCGGCGCGCGTAGTCGCTCCTATGATTGAAACCCACTTTGCCCGCCATCATGGGGCAGCAGTTGCGCAGGATACCAACGCATTGGCCTCACCACCATCGGTGCACTTAGTGGAGGCGATGATTGACGCTGCCTTTTGGGCGAGTCTGCGCCGCGAAGAAGGGCACCCTCCCAAGATTTCGCTGGCGTTGCTAGAGCCGGGGCAGGCCACGCAGCCAGTAGTGTTCAATAAGCGCCGACTTATCCCGTACAACCTGCTCAAACTGGCCCCTGCCGTAGAGCTACCGGGTATTCATTTGGGCGTGTGGTACGACGAAGAAGGCCTTTACGTATGGGGCACGGCCACCGGTATTCCACCGCTGTGCTTGGTGATAGAGGTAATAGAGCCTGGCTTGCTTGTGGTGAAGCACCCCCGCGCCGATGGGTTCGGCAAGTTTGTGAACGTAGCCATTCTGCGCGGCGACCAACTGCAACTGGTTGACGCCGAAAGCGCCGCTATGGACGACTGCCCAGCCTTGCAAGCCTTTTTGCCGGGCCGTAGCCTGCCCACGACCACCGGGGAAACCGATAATGTGCTTGGCGAACTAGCCACCGTCATGCGGGCCCATGGCCGTGGTGGCTTAGTGTTGGTAGTGCCACCTAATTCCAAGCAGTGGCAAGAGTCTATTGTGCAGCCTATTACCTACCCTGTGCTGCCCGCTTATATTGGTATTGCGGAAGGACGGCAGCAGGAGCAGGCCAAGTGGAAATGGCGCGAGGAAATTCAGCGGGCCATTGGCATTGTGGGCGGCTTCACGGCCGTAGATGGTGCCACGGTGATTACCCGCGACTACCACTTGCTAGCCTTTGGGGTGAAAGTAGCCCGTGCCGAAACCAGTGTACCCGTTGATAAAATGGTGCTGACGGAGCCTGTAGTCGATAGTGTGGCCCGGTACCTACACCCAGCCCAGAACGGTGGCACGCGTCACTTAGCTGCCGCTCAATTTGTGTATGATCAGCGCGATGCGCTGGCGCTGGTAGCTTCGCAGGATGGCTACTTTACTGTGTTTGCGTGGTCCGAAACGCTACAAATGGTACATGCCCACCGCATCGACGTGCTACTGCTGTGAGTGCTGAAAGGAGCTGAAAACAACTTTGAAGCCACGCGGCATCATCTTGACTAGAGGCTTGCGTACTGTTCACGGTTCTAGCTCAACGCAAAGCGGCAGCAGCTCATAGGAACTGCCGCCGCTTTGTGCTAATGGCCGGAATTACTCGGTTGCCTTTTTCACCCCGACAGCGCTAGGGCCTTTCTGGCCCATTTCCACTTCGAAGGTTACTTTGTCGTTTTCTTTTATCGTGATGCCTCCGAGGCTGTTGGCATGCACAAAAACGCTTTCCTGCGTTTGTGAATCTTTGATAAAGCCGTAGCCTTTGGAGTCGTTGAAGAA contains:
- a CDS encoding DUF5694 domain-containing protein; the protein is MKTIYLFLLFLCTATVSLAQTKQAELLLIGTFHFHNPGADLAKMKTFDVLTPKVQTELETITNKISQFAPDKIFVEWSSDDQAGLDELYTQYLGGKYEEYIKAKYPNPKRSDFFLKNEIIQLAFRAGKKAKLTKIYAIDYNKTSFPYDSVMKAMKEAHQETLIKGIEGDLKAVETNFNKKAETYTLTQLLLDFNTKEEFAANKAFYIDRVNRAGTISSFAGPYLVSEWYRRNLYMYSLVQKTVEPTDDKVMVLAGAGHAAMMKEFIELDNRFRIQELKNVLKSK
- a CDS encoding putative sensor domain DACNV-containing protein; the encoded protein is MLSEPTYLAARVVAPMIETHFARHHGAAVAQDTNALASPPSVHLVEAMIDAAFWASLRREEGHPPKISLALLEPGQATQPVVFNKRRLIPYNLLKLAPAVELPGIHLGVWYDEEGLYVWGTATGIPPLCLVIEVIEPGLLVVKHPRADGFGKFVNVAILRGDQLQLVDAESAAMDDCPALQAFLPGRSLPTTTGETDNVLGELATVMRAHGRGGLVLVVPPNSKQWQESIVQPITYPVLPAYIGIAEGRQQEQAKWKWREEIQRAIGIVGGFTAVDGATVITRDYHLLAFGVKVARAETSVPVDKMVLTEPVVDSVARYLHPAQNGGTRHLAAAQFVYDQRDALALVASQDGYFTVFAWSETLQMVHAHRIDVLLL